The following are encoded in a window of Brevibacillus sp. DP1.3A genomic DNA:
- a CDS encoding MFS transporter, with amino-acid sequence MMARITMVMLFVLYMINYADKTIAGYSAVPIMAEFSLNEKEWGLVGSSFFWLFSIAGIVGAALSDRIGTKKMLAIMALSWTVIQFGAYAIAGLPMLVVARVLLGIGEGPFWATVVSHLNKWFPEEKRGLVYSTVNFGAFVGAVASAPMIVVLIDSYGWRFSWAFMGALSLIWLLVWLWIGKEKPLVSVTPAKVEAPTLPKAKWSDISGVLLSSTFLFCFLIYFAQIWGTTFASVWEPVYLVKVFHFTNQEMAYAIAGTGLLAGLMTILISSIGDRFFKKHRSYRKSYVLVGGVSIILGGLCFYGVTLVQSTVFVLIFLCLGKGFAFSVGTAASVIVSSLLPERTGLLVGVLSSLVTLAGIISPLVTGSIVQSAGDIGTGFGNAMIVNGLLFIICGVLFLLFVKRNEQVSQSAPPISHVS; translated from the coding sequence TGTTGTTTGTGCTCTACATGATCAATTATGCGGATAAAACGATTGCGGGATATTCTGCCGTGCCGATTATGGCTGAATTTTCGTTGAACGAGAAGGAATGGGGACTTGTTGGAAGCAGTTTCTTCTGGCTTTTCTCCATTGCAGGGATTGTAGGCGCGGCATTGTCGGACCGCATCGGGACGAAAAAAATGCTGGCGATCATGGCGCTGTCCTGGACAGTCATTCAATTTGGCGCTTATGCGATCGCGGGTTTGCCGATGCTTGTCGTTGCGCGGGTGTTGCTTGGTATAGGCGAAGGGCCATTTTGGGCTACGGTTGTCAGCCATTTGAACAAATGGTTTCCCGAAGAAAAGCGTGGACTGGTTTATTCAACGGTGAACTTCGGTGCATTCGTCGGTGCGGTTGCTTCCGCACCGATGATTGTCGTGCTAATTGATAGCTATGGATGGCGATTTTCCTGGGCGTTTATGGGCGCACTCAGTTTGATATGGCTCTTGGTCTGGCTATGGATTGGAAAAGAAAAACCACTTGTCAGCGTCACTCCTGCAAAAGTCGAGGCTCCTACCTTGCCAAAAGCGAAATGGTCAGATATATCCGGTGTCTTGCTCTCATCCACGTTTCTTTTCTGCTTTTTAATCTATTTCGCCCAAATATGGGGGACGACTTTCGCATCCGTATGGGAGCCTGTCTATCTCGTCAAGGTTTTCCATTTTACGAATCAGGAAATGGCCTATGCGATTGCTGGCACGGGACTTTTAGCCGGACTGATGACCATACTGATTTCATCGATAGGTGATCGCTTCTTTAAAAAACATCGCAGCTATCGCAAATCATATGTTTTGGTTGGCGGTGTCTCGATTATTTTAGGGGGACTGTGTTTTTACGGTGTTACCCTTGTTCAATCTACAGTATTTGTCCTGATCTTCCTGTGCCTAGGAAAAGGGTTTGCTTTTTCTGTAGGAACAGCTGCCTCTGTTATTGTCAGCAGCTTGTTGCCGGAACGCACGGGGCTTTTGGTAGGCGTGTTGTCCAGCCTGGTTACATTGGCAGGGATCATCTCGCCGCTGGTAACGGGCTCTATCGTTCAATCAGCCGGAGATATTGGCACTGGTTTTGGCAACGCCATGATCGTCAACGGGTTGCTCTTTATCATTTGCGGCGTGCTTTTCCTGCTCTTTGTGAAGCGCAATGAACAAGTCAGTCAATCAGCACCGCCAATCTCCCATGTTTCCTAA
- a CDS encoding fatty acid--CoA ligase family protein codes for MYHLNESLIQSAKQFPDRPAYVFMGETTTYAEFNQQVEHLAAGLAQHGIGKGDAVALLMDNRPHFVSAYYAILRVGAVVVPMNPIYTAREISFILSNSKAKAAIALSALQPVLTPMKDQIENLQLLIYTESIENEITIDQLVQEGQESEAGYVEPERNEDDLAVILYTSGTTGQPKGAMLSHRNMASNAEAMGILFELVPEDRMVAVLPMFHVFCMTVCMNGPIRTGAAIIIVPKFHPVDALQTIREQKATCFAGVPTMYNYLLQLPTATKEDFSSIRIYCSGGASMPVELLHKFEAKYDAKVLEGYGLSEAAPATTFNPLHGSRKPGSVGVDIPLVKNKVVDPEGNEVARGEVGELVVHGPNVMIGYLGLPDDTAAALRDGWLYTGDMARMDEEGYVYIVDRKKDMILVDGYNVYPREVEEVLYQHPAIIEAAVIGIPDEVHGEAVKAFVALKEVAVSQEDIMAFCRDKLAKYKVPRQVEFVAELPKNSTGKILRRSLRTS; via the coding sequence ATGTATCATTTGAATGAAAGCCTCATACAGAGCGCGAAACAGTTTCCGGATCGCCCAGCCTACGTCTTTATGGGAGAAACGACTACGTATGCGGAATTCAATCAGCAGGTCGAACATCTCGCAGCAGGACTTGCCCAACACGGAATTGGAAAAGGGGATGCTGTCGCCCTACTCATGGATAATCGGCCGCATTTTGTTAGCGCTTACTATGCGATACTGCGCGTAGGAGCAGTCGTTGTTCCCATGAATCCCATCTATACGGCGCGCGAAATTAGCTTCATTCTATCGAATAGTAAAGCAAAGGCAGCCATTGCCTTATCCGCGTTGCAGCCGGTACTAACCCCGATGAAGGACCAAATAGAAAATTTGCAGCTCCTCATCTACACGGAATCCATTGAAAATGAAATAACGATCGATCAGCTTGTACAGGAAGGGCAAGAGTCAGAGGCAGGGTACGTAGAGCCGGAACGAAACGAAGATGACCTCGCTGTAATCCTGTACACATCAGGTACGACTGGCCAGCCGAAAGGAGCGATGCTCTCCCACCGCAATATGGCTTCGAATGCGGAAGCGATGGGAATATTGTTCGAGCTGGTGCCAGAAGATCGCATGGTCGCCGTACTTCCGATGTTCCATGTCTTTTGCATGACGGTGTGCATGAATGGCCCGATTCGCACGGGAGCGGCCATTATTATCGTGCCGAAATTTCATCCGGTAGACGCCCTCCAAACGATTCGGGAGCAAAAAGCCACATGTTTCGCAGGTGTTCCGACCATGTACAACTATCTGCTACAGCTGCCGACTGCGACAAAAGAAGACTTCTCCTCCATCCGGATCTACTGCTCGGGAGGTGCATCCATGCCTGTTGAGCTCCTGCACAAGTTCGAAGCGAAATATGATGCCAAGGTACTGGAGGGCTACGGTTTGTCAGAGGCAGCTCCAGCTACAACCTTTAATCCATTGCACGGGAGCAGAAAGCCAGGATCGGTTGGGGTCGATATCCCGCTTGTGAAAAACAAGGTCGTCGATCCCGAGGGAAACGAAGTCGCACGTGGAGAAGTGGGAGAGCTGGTGGTACATGGGCCCAACGTTATGATAGGGTACCTCGGGTTGCCAGATGATACGGCCGCGGCGCTCCGAGATGGTTGGCTGTATACAGGAGACATGGCTCGTATGGATGAAGAAGGATATGTGTACATTGTTGACCGCAAAAAAGACATGATTCTCGTTGACGGCTATAATGTGTACCCGCGTGAGGTAGAAGAAGTTCTTTACCAGCATCCTGCGATTATCGAGGCGGCTGTGATCGGGATTCCTGACGAGGTGCATGGCGAAGCAGTCAAGGCATTTGTGGCATTGAAGGAAGTTGCGGTTTCCCAAGAGGATATCATGGCATTTTGTCGTGACAAGCTGGCGAAATACAAAGTTCCTCGTCAGGTAGAATTCGTAGCAGAGCTTCCCAAAAACAGTACGGGGAAAATCTTACGACGATCGTTGCGCACCTCTTAA
- a CDS encoding VOC family protein: MAKNKLLRMDNVGIVVESLDDAISFFEEIGLKLEGRATVEGEWAGRVTGLGSQCVEIAMMVTPDGHSRLELSRFLTPLTISDHRTAPVNALGYLRVMFTVEDIDEMVSRLTKYGAQLVGEVVQYEDSYRLCYIRGTEGLLIGLAEQLRNK, encoded by the coding sequence ATGGCAAAAAACAAATTACTAAGAATGGACAATGTTGGCATCGTTGTAGAATCCCTTGATGACGCAATCTCTTTCTTCGAGGAGATTGGCTTGAAGCTCGAAGGGCGAGCTACTGTCGAAGGTGAATGGGCTGGTCGCGTAACAGGGCTGGGTTCACAGTGTGTAGAGATTGCTATGATGGTTACCCCAGATGGCCACAGCCGACTTGAACTTTCGCGATTTCTCACCCCACTTACTATATCAGATCACCGAACTGCTCCTGTAAATGCCCTCGGTTATCTACGCGTCATGTTCACCGTTGAAGACATTGACGAAATGGTATCCAGACTCACTAAGTATGGTGCTCAGCTCGTTGGCGAAGTGGTTCAGTACGAGGACTCGTATCGGCTCTGCTACATTCGTGGAACTGAAGGACTTCTAATCGGTTTGGCGGAACAACTCCGTAATAAATAA
- a CDS encoding N-acetyltransferase translates to MNVRFAVVEDIKQLESFFSKHITRENKAVYNEEFLCPLGLRAAVKRRSVVVMNIEDIIIAAARIYLKKNGTISLYQFAVEEQYRHKNLMRYLLSQIGYPIFSACPSNLEFNNYYMDSKWSFVETKKGMNIWKLEPDLLSESTFPN, encoded by the coding sequence TTGAACGTAAGATTTGCCGTGGTTGAGGATATTAAACAACTTGAGTCATTTTTTTCAAAACATATCACTCGCGAGAATAAGGCAGTGTACAATGAGGAGTTTCTTTGCCCATTAGGACTTCGAGCGGCCGTAAAAAGACGATCTGTTGTTGTTATGAATATAGAAGACATCATTATCGCAGCAGCAAGAATCTACCTAAAGAAAAACGGCACAATCTCTCTTTATCAGTTTGCTGTAGAGGAACAGTATCGTCATAAGAATCTCATGAGATATCTACTATCACAAATTGGCTACCCAATATTCTCCGCATGCCCGTCAAATCTTGAGTTCAATAACTATTATATGGACTCGAAATGGTCGTTTGTTGAGACGAAAAAGGGAATGAATATTTGGAAGCTTGAACCAGACTTACTTTCTGAGTCGACCTTTCCAAATTGA
- a CDS encoding tyrosine-type recombinase/integrase, with amino-acid sequence MINLKITCDAPRERAFLEFFILYWLSRRGSAQVRYRNIYWESYSAIVHGKGSKQREVYFTTECKVWLKRYLDRREDSCKALFVTESLPVRRMAIPTIRYAVKKLAARGEVTVNVYPHRFRHTYACHLLDNGAPLDFIQGMLGHEKASTTQIYSQLRGERRRELYRRYF; translated from the coding sequence GTGATTAATCTTAAGATAACCTGTGATGCCCCACGCGAGCGTGCATTCTTGGAGTTTTTTATATTGTACTGGTTGTCGCGTAGGGGAAGTGCACAGGTTAGATATCGAAATATATACTGGGAGAGCTACTCCGCGATTGTGCATGGTAAAGGCTCTAAGCAACGAGAAGTGTATTTTACAACCGAATGTAAGGTCTGGTTAAAGAGATACCTCGATCGTCGAGAGGATTCTTGCAAAGCCCTTTTTGTGACGGAATCACTTCCTGTGCGGCGAATGGCCATACCTACAATACGTTATGCTGTTAAGAAGCTTGCAGCCCGTGGAGAGGTTACAGTTAACGTTTATCCTCATCGCTTTCGTCATACGTATGCTTGTCACTTACTTGATAATGGTGCCCCGTTAGATTTTATTCAAGGAATGCTGGGTCACGAGAAGGCATCAACAACACAGATCTACTCTCAGTTACGCGGGGAACGTCGACGGGAGTTGTATAGGCGGTACTTTTAG
- a CDS encoding DMT family transporter: protein MITLRTTTGILYAFIWATAAIATKIGLVSSSPLLFASTRLFFAGIILFAIVYIANKKYPFPKGKEWGNLIILGLLNSTIYVGCCFLSLDHVDSSIFNLLLTFNPFIVAFLSSIFLNRTIKRNELVGMCLSALGLGIALYPYINDINGTLFGFITLGIGVFSMGIGSIYFSKIQMRLPGIVVNTWQIILGSAMAMPLSFLLEPDYYFHLDFYFGFGLFWQVIVVSIIAMLLWFSLLKEDPVRANNFLFLTPIFGYMLSAIFLGETITNFHYIGALFVIIGTVYSQTNMFGLKQKETKIPVTAQIRTEAADQRATGES from the coding sequence GTGATTACATTGAGAACAACTACCGGAATCCTTTATGCGTTTATTTGGGCTACTGCGGCAATTGCTACAAAAATAGGTTTAGTCTCTTCAAGTCCACTACTTTTCGCTTCAACAAGATTGTTTTTCGCAGGGATTATTCTATTTGCTATCGTGTATATCGCTAACAAAAAGTATCCTTTTCCAAAAGGGAAAGAATGGGGAAATCTAATTATTCTAGGACTACTTAATTCGACTATTTATGTGGGATGCTGTTTCTTATCCCTTGACCATGTAGATTCAAGCATTTTTAATTTATTACTCACTTTCAATCCGTTTATTGTTGCTTTTCTTTCCTCCATATTTTTAAACAGAACCATCAAAAGAAATGAGTTAGTGGGAATGTGTCTCTCTGCGTTAGGCCTAGGAATTGCCCTATATCCCTATATAAACGATATTAATGGAACGTTATTCGGTTTCATTACATTGGGAATTGGTGTTTTTTCAATGGGGATCGGAAGCATTTACTTTAGTAAAATACAAATGAGATTGCCCGGAATTGTAGTAAACACCTGGCAGATTATTTTAGGTAGTGCAATGGCTATGCCGCTTTCGTTTTTATTAGAACCTGACTACTACTTTCATCTCGATTTCTACTTTGGGTTTGGGCTTTTCTGGCAGGTGATTGTTGTTTCAATTATTGCGATGTTGCTTTGGTTCTCCTTATTGAAAGAAGACCCTGTCAGAGCAAATAATTTTTTATTTCTAACACCTATTTTCGGATATATGTTATCTGCCATTTTTCTTGGTGAAACAATAACCAACTTTCATTATATCGGCGCACTCTTTGTTATTATTGGTACAGTTTACAGTCAGACGAATATGTTTGGCTTAAAACAGAAAGAGACTAAAATACCTGTCACCGCACAGATTCGTACGGAAGCAGCCGATCAACGTGCAACCGGAGAATCCTAG
- a CDS encoding LysR family transcriptional regulator, which translates to MEIRHLVTFIAIVELGGFTKAAIHLGYAQSTITSHIKALETELGRPLFDRIGKQVILTEVGKKLMPHAKKMLEIYDGIKEVTSMEGEISGHITITIAEYLLLYRFPPIFEEFKRKYPQVSIKWHHVDPLTFREELSNGSTDLVFMLGKQVNNSNIYCETIVEEQMMFLYPNDFNINNQLDLKKSSLLVTNKGCSYRTLLEQFVEKSTIGIQSSIEFWSIESVKQSIISGLGVSILPRITVEKELRDHKLIGETYEETLFTFMLYPKNKWLSPAVTEFIHIVRKNAQFW; encoded by the coding sequence GTGGAAATTCGGCATTTGGTAACCTTTATTGCGATCGTTGAGTTAGGCGGGTTCACCAAAGCGGCAATTCATCTTGGATATGCTCAATCAACCATTACTTCTCATATAAAGGCTTTGGAAACGGAACTAGGCCGCCCTTTATTTGATCGAATAGGAAAACAGGTAATTTTAACGGAAGTTGGAAAAAAACTGATGCCTCATGCCAAAAAGATGTTGGAAATTTATGACGGAATTAAAGAGGTAACTTCAATGGAAGGTGAAATTTCAGGTCATATCACCATTACGATTGCAGAATACCTATTACTCTATCGTTTTCCACCAATTTTTGAAGAATTTAAACGAAAATACCCTCAAGTAAGTATAAAATGGCACCACGTCGATCCTTTAACATTTCGGGAAGAACTTTCAAATGGAAGTACAGATCTTGTCTTTATGTTAGGTAAACAAGTGAATAATTCGAACATTTATTGTGAAACGATAGTAGAAGAGCAAATGATGTTTTTATATCCCAACGATTTCAATATCAACAATCAATTGGATTTGAAAAAGAGCAGTTTGCTTGTTACAAATAAAGGTTGCAGTTATCGTACTCTTCTGGAACAGTTTGTAGAAAAATCCACCATAGGAATTCAAAGCAGCATTGAGTTCTGGAGTATCGAGTCAGTAAAACAATCAATTATTAGTGGCCTAGGAGTCTCTATATTGCCACGGATAACTGTGGAGAAAGAGTTACGTGATCATAAGTTAATAGGCGAAACGTATGAAGAAACGCTTTTTACATTTATGTTGTATCCCAAAAACAAGTGGCTATCGCCGGCAGTAACAGAGTTTATTCATATCGTTAGAAAAAACGCGCAATTTTGGTAA
- a CDS encoding substrate-binding domain-containing protein, with translation MKKTVFLAVLLLFVFTATGMSAYAQMDGKPASQATPNSSQSDQVIRVYGPGGPLGPIKEAAEHFSAKTGMKVEVTAGPEGNWIGQAKQDADIIFGGSEYMLQDFIFNHPEMIDTKSRTELYPRAAGILVRKGNPKKIESLEDLTKKGVKIIDVNGAGQLGLWEDLAGRKGLIEGISQNSNLSVKSSAEAIERWKSNSSLDAWITYESWHYRLQNVTDLVELPEEEKLYRGTPIALTKITDQKKEAQQFIDYLRTEESHQIFQKWGWK, from the coding sequence ATGAAGAAGACCGTGTTCCTAGCAGTTCTACTGCTCTTTGTCTTTACGGCTACCGGAATGTCAGCCTATGCACAAATGGACGGTAAGCCTGCGTCCCAGGCGACACCAAATTCCAGCCAAAGTGATCAAGTCATCCGGGTGTACGGACCAGGTGGACCACTTGGACCGATCAAGGAAGCTGCTGAACATTTTTCAGCTAAAACGGGAATGAAGGTGGAAGTAACAGCCGGACCAGAGGGCAATTGGATCGGCCAAGCAAAGCAAGATGCAGATATTATTTTCGGTGGCTCCGAGTATATGCTGCAAGACTTCATCTTTAACCACCCCGAAATGATCGACACTAAATCACGTACGGAGCTTTACCCGCGTGCTGCAGGAATATTGGTGAGGAAAGGAAATCCTAAGAAGATTGAAAGCCTGGAGGATTTAACGAAAAAGGGAGTAAAAATAATCGATGTGAATGGGGCTGGCCAGCTTGGCCTGTGGGAAGACTTGGCAGGCAGAAAAGGGCTGATCGAAGGCATTTCTCAAAATAGTAACCTTTCTGTAAAGTCGAGTGCCGAAGCCATTGAACGTTGGAAATCGAATTCCAGCCTGGACGCCTGGATTACCTATGAATCGTGGCATTATCGGCTCCAGAATGTGACTGACTTGGTCGAACTGCCCGAAGAAGAAAAGCTCTATCGTGGAACGCCGATCGCCCTGACGAAAATCACTGATCAGAAAAAAGAGGCACAGCAATTTATTGATTATTTAAGAACGGAAGAATCTCACCAAATCTTTCAAAAATGGGGCTGGAAGTAA
- a CDS encoding RNA polymerase sigma factor produces the protein MKENYDAELMRLVNEKNGHALEELYDRYIKLVYGFVMKFCNGNEDKTKEIIQLVFLRLWTTNSYYDPAQGSFVNWLLTITRNICIDYLRKEKRHTQHHQEELEEIADPANTVEQRVNTNDIAMAKNKLPTAQRKLIDLLYWKGYSLSEIAKLEQEPLGTIKSRLHQALKGLRKHLELEDLK, from the coding sequence ATGAAAGAAAATTACGATGCGGAATTAATGCGATTGGTAAACGAAAAAAACGGTCACGCATTAGAGGAACTCTATGATCGATATATAAAGCTTGTTTACGGCTTTGTTATGAAGTTTTGCAATGGGAATGAGGATAAGACAAAAGAGATTATTCAATTGGTCTTTTTAAGACTATGGACAACAAACAGCTATTACGATCCTGCTCAAGGCAGCTTCGTAAATTGGCTCCTCACGATTACCCGCAATATTTGTATTGACTACCTCCGCAAAGAGAAGAGGCATACGCAACACCATCAAGAGGAACTTGAAGAGATCGCCGACCCTGCTAATACAGTCGAGCAACGAGTAAATACGAATGATATTGCGATGGCGAAAAACAAATTGCCAACGGCGCAAAGAAAATTAATCGATTTACTTTATTGGAAAGGATATTCTCTTTCAGAGATCGCCAAGCTGGAACAAGAGCCGCTCGGCACGATTAAAAGCAGGCTTCACCAGGCTCTTAAAGGATTGAGGAAGCATCTGGAACTGGAGGATTTAAAATGA
- a CDS encoding anti-sigma factor, which produces MRRVCDHLIPYIANELKESEHMAFAEHLKNCTECKKEYQELSQAWHALPFDYTEIEVPESLKGEVLGFVFEHKRKSGTETFMTKMSKLTMMLKSQFTPVSTGIVCVLLLAFIGLGIANVQVENRHAENIPIEILTAIPLKAANQSHPGTNGIAYIVQQGSKKNLVVQVHELPGVEGSQVYQVWLLKNSTRENGGIFKPDENGSGILTYQLSEGQTFDQIGITVEPDANSRQPRGQKIVGS; this is translated from the coding sequence ATGAGAAGGGTTTGTGATCATTTAATTCCATATATAGCAAATGAGCTCAAGGAGAGCGAACACATGGCCTTTGCTGAACATTTAAAGAATTGTACGGAGTGTAAGAAAGAATATCAGGAATTATCCCAGGCCTGGCATGCTTTGCCGTTCGATTATACCGAAATCGAGGTGCCTGAATCGCTAAAAGGCGAGGTGCTGGGGTTTGTTTTTGAGCACAAAAGGAAAAGCGGTACGGAAACATTCATGACTAAGATGAGCAAGCTCACTATGATGCTCAAAAGCCAGTTCACTCCAGTTTCAACCGGTATCGTGTGCGTCTTGTTGCTCGCATTTATTGGTCTTGGAATAGCGAATGTACAGGTGGAAAATCGCCATGCCGAAAATATACCCATTGAAATTTTAACGGCGATTCCCTTAAAAGCAGCCAATCAAAGCCACCCGGGAACAAACGGCATCGCCTATATTGTCCAGCAGGGATCAAAGAAAAATTTGGTGGTTCAGGTTCACGAATTGCCCGGCGTCGAAGGTTCACAGGTTTACCAGGTTTGGCTGCTGAAAAACAGCACGAGAGAAAATGGTGGCATATTCAAGCCGGACGAAAACGGATCCGGAATACTGACCTACCAGCTTTCCGAAGGGCAGACTTTTGATCAAATCGGCATCACTGTCGAACCAGACGCCAACAGCAGACAACCAAGGGGACAAAAAATAGTCGGTTCATAG
- a CDS encoding LysE family translocator, giving the protein MVSFGTFIAFVFVSLGMVCSPGPNMIYLISRTISQGRTAGVISLLGVILGFVIYMIATMFGLSALFITVPFVYESVKWAGAIYLLWLAWNAIKPGAASILKPDTLSIEPPKKLFLMGLITNLLNPKIAILYVSLLPQFVDPARGSILLQGAILGLTQIAVSFTINLLIVLLASRVAEWFGTRPTWLRVQRWLMASVLTGLAASLAFDRR; this is encoded by the coding sequence TTGGTGAGCTTTGGTACATTTATTGCCTTTGTATTTGTTTCGCTTGGTATGGTTTGTTCTCCTGGCCCTAACATGATTTACCTTATTTCGCGTACGATTTCGCAAGGCCGCACAGCTGGAGTCATCTCGCTTCTTGGTGTTATTCTTGGATTCGTGATTTACATGATCGCAACCATGTTCGGGCTCTCGGCTCTTTTCATAACGGTTCCGTTCGTTTATGAATCAGTCAAGTGGGCCGGGGCTATCTACCTGCTCTGGCTAGCTTGGAACGCGATCAAACCAGGTGCTGCTTCCATTCTAAAGCCTGATACTCTCTCTATTGAACCGCCGAAAAAGTTATTTTTGATGGGATTGATAACAAATCTACTGAACCCCAAAATTGCTATTTTGTATGTTTCACTCTTACCTCAATTTGTAGATCCTGCGCGGGGATCGATACTCCTGCAAGGTGCTATTTTGGGTCTAACACAAATTGCTGTCAGCTTTACCATTAACCTGCTTATTGTTCTTTTAGCGAGCAGAGTTGCTGAGTGGTTTGGTACACGCCCAACGTGGCTACGGGTGCAGCGTTGGCTAATGGCAAGTGTCTTGACAGGTCTTGCTGCGAGTCTTGCTTTTGATCGCAGATAG
- a CDS encoding NAD(P)H-dependent oxidoreductase, giving the protein MKTLVIVTHPSIETSIINKRWVEELKKYPEKYTVHELHKVYPDGNIDVEKEQQLIESHGNLVLQFPVYWFNCPPLLKKWLDDVFAYGWAYGSKGGDKLKNRKAALAVSAGIRKEDYQEEGRYRYTLEQILTPFETTFRYCHADYRSFFAYYGAETESGENVPGQEFEPIGSVLEKNAQDYVKFVDSL; this is encoded by the coding sequence TTGAAAACTCTTGTAATCGTTACACATCCAAGCATCGAAACATCCATCATCAATAAGCGATGGGTAGAAGAACTCAAAAAATATCCAGAAAAGTATACCGTACACGAATTGCATAAGGTTTATCCAGATGGAAACATTGATGTGGAAAAAGAACAGCAATTGATTGAATCGCATGGGAATCTTGTTTTACAGTTCCCGGTTTACTGGTTTAATTGTCCACCTCTCCTGAAAAAATGGCTTGACGATGTTTTCGCATATGGGTGGGCGTACGGTTCAAAAGGAGGCGATAAACTAAAGAATCGAAAAGCTGCATTAGCCGTGTCTGCCGGAATTAGGAAAGAAGATTATCAGGAAGAGGGAAGATATCGGTATACACTTGAGCAAATATTGACCCCTTTTGAAACAACCTTCCGCTACTGCCACGCGGATTATCGTTCATTCTTTGCGTATTATGGTGCAGAGACTGAGTCAGGGGAAAATGTACCTGGTCAAGAATTTGAGCCGATTGGTAGCGTGTTGGAAAAGAACGCGCAAGATTATGTGAAATTCGTTGATAGTCTGTAA
- a CDS encoding helix-turn-helix domain-containing protein has translation MRETCVPTGVELKDTGFGYTLSLIGGKYKMIILYWLAEKKVMRHNELKRSIGTISFKTLSLMLKELEADDLIIRKEFPQVPPKVEYSLSERGLSLIPLLNMMCDWGETNSLPPQKAVKQQA, from the coding sequence GTGCGTGAAACCTGTGTTCCGACTGGCGTGGAGCTGAAAGATACTGGCTTTGGTTATACGTTGTCTTTAATAGGCGGGAAATATAAAATGATCATTTTGTATTGGCTAGCTGAAAAAAAGGTGATGCGGCATAATGAGCTGAAGCGAAGTATCGGTACCATTTCCTTTAAAACACTGAGCTTGATGTTAAAGGAGCTGGAGGCAGATGACTTGATCATCCGCAAGGAATTCCCCCAAGTCCCTCCCAAAGTGGAATATTCCCTTTCAGAGCGTGGTCTATCTCTCATACCGTTGTTAAATATGATGTGCGACTGGGGAGAGACAAACAGCTTACCCCCTCAGAAGGCTGTAAAGCAGCAGGCATAA
- a CDS encoding MerR family transcriptional regulator produces MLSIGEFSKICGVSTKTLRYYAEIGLMNPDEINPENGYRYYSIKQLKKMLFINRLKSYHFSLDEIKAILEWEEDQAEEKLVSALLRKQREMYEKRNALDYTIKQLNDDLSRMEQGIPMMSYLDNIEVQLVETQPIHILSLRQMMTSDDYATGYGKYFSMLYERIATEKLTLLGTPMTIYHSPEFNPAGNDTEFALPIAEAVQGTRDLPGGLCAKSVCKGPYSELTAVYARQREWVENESYELVRSPYEVYVTAPNHASVPEELVTEVYFPVRKK; encoded by the coding sequence ATGTTATCAATCGGAGAATTCTCAAAGATATGCGGAGTGTCTACCAAAACGCTTCGTTATTATGCCGAAATAGGACTGATGAACCCAGACGAGATTAATCCTGAAAATGGCTATCGGTATTATTCTATCAAGCAACTGAAAAAGATGCTCTTCATCAACCGTTTGAAATCGTATCATTTTTCGCTGGACGAAATAAAAGCCATTTTGGAATGGGAAGAAGATCAGGCGGAGGAGAAGCTTGTTTCTGCGCTTCTTCGCAAGCAAAGGGAGATGTATGAAAAACGAAACGCTTTGGACTATACCATAAAACAACTGAACGATGATCTATCCAGAATGGAGCAGGGTATCCCCATGATGTCATACCTTGACAACATAGAAGTACAGCTTGTGGAGACACAGCCAATCCATATTCTTTCTTTACGCCAGATGATGACGAGTGATGATTATGCAACCGGATATGGAAAGTATTTTAGTATGCTGTATGAAAGGATTGCGACTGAAAAGCTCACCTTGCTCGGTACGCCGATGACGATTTATCATAGCCCTGAATTCAATCCTGCCGGAAACGATACCGAGTTTGCCCTCCCCATCGCAGAGGCTGTACAGGGAACAAGAGATCTACCTGGGGGACTTTGTGCAAAGTCTGTATGTAAGGGTCCTTACTCGGAATTGACAGCGGTATATGCCAGGCAGAGGGAGTGGGTAGAAAATGAAAGCTATGAATTGGTGAGATCACCTTACGAAGTCTATGTAACTGCACCCAATCATGCCAGCGTTCCTGAGGAGCTTGTTACAGAGGTGTACTTTCCAGTCAGAAAAAAATGA